One part of the Magallana gigas chromosome 5, xbMagGiga1.1, whole genome shotgun sequence genome encodes these proteins:
- the LOC105339808 gene encoding muscarinic acetylcholine receptor gar-2, with amino-acid sequence MAGLLTTAPVSDMSTSVVDMNSTENCTTSGVTVAADIPPPHELWLTIILGVLVAFIVVVTVAGNVLVLLSFALERTIRQPTNYFIASLAVSDLLIGSFSMPCFTLYLLLGYWPLGELVCDLWLALDWTVCLASQYTVFFITVDRFFSVKIPAKYRHWRTEKKVVTMVSLTWIFPTLIFFTSIVGWQYFVGKRTVKPLQCEVQFMSDPLFTFLLTIGYYWIPLCVMIGLYGGIYYVALTLQWKAEAKHKKMTTAMELSKNKQSSKSNRNASGADNNTLGTENNNGRSMRPDESTSFTKAPEEERSSSPVFESDEENNSSQGACGSSKTHFRHADVDDDEQTCFVNSAVQTDTTYRPSLKGMLGMSFNHVSKIALTITGTSGSETETDGNEDTNATKALIKEPPPPYNHVVPNTYEKASKQTDKLLENDVLEGCKYIEEDSLKTLTSNDNLKIYPDGSISFDATTDESCSPVWKRREGRYLPIPIAEDSSNTISTTLEGDSSIRHASNDDEMSKRIPSNGTSAVHSRDRNEDEDVDSDANREKPSIMAPLQNLVQNMRAKRKKSKRTRQKVNSKTENRARKALRTITFILGAYILCWTPYHIMVLIIGVCDGGWNCVNMKLYQFTYWLCYLNSPINPFCYALANQQFKKTFLRILRLDCHKT; translated from the coding sequence ATGGCTGGACTATTGACCACAGCTCCAGTCTCAGATATGTCCACTTCAGTCGTGGATATGAACTCGACTGAGAACTGTACGACCAGCGGTGTGACGGTAGCAGCGGACATCCCCCCACCCCACGAATTATGGCTGACCATTATACTAGGTGTTTTAGTGGCATTCATTGTAGTTGTGACGGTTGCTGGAAATGTTCTTGTACTGCTGTCATTCGCATTAGAAAGAACAATTCGTCAACCTACAAATTACTTCATAGCTTCCCTTGCTGTCTCCGATTTGCTCATCGGATCATTTTCCATGCCATGTTTTACTCTGTATCTGCTTCTGGGATACTGGCCTCTCGGTGAATTGGTGTGTGACCTGTGGTTAGCGTTGGATTGGACCGTCTGTCTTGCCTCTCAATATACTGTCTTCTTCATTACGGTGGACAGATTTTTCTCCGTCAAAATTCCAGCCAAATACCGACATTGGCGGACAGAGAAAAAAGTGGTAACTATGGTATCACTGACATGGATTTTTCCTACATTGATCTTCTTCACTTCCATCGTGGGATGGCAGTACTTCGTTGGTAAGAGAACTGTCAAACCCTTACAGTGTGAAGTACAATTCATGAGTGACCccttgtttacatttttgctGACGATTGGGTACTACTGGATCCCACTTTGTGTTATGATTGGACTCTATGGGGGTATTTATTATGTAGCACTGACACTACAATGGAAAGCAGAGGCAAAGCATAAGAAGATGACAACAGCCATGGAATTGTCGAAAAACAAGCAGTCCTCCAAATCTAACCGTAACGCATCAGGGGCTGACAACAACACTCTGGGCACTGAAAACAACAATGGGAGATCAATGCGGCCTGATGAGTCCACGAGCTTTACGAAAGCCCCCGAAGAAGAGCGTTCTAGCTCCCCCGTCTTTGAGTCTGATGAGGAAAACAATAGCAGCCAGGGAGCTTGTGGTTCCTCCAAGACCCATTTCAGACACGCCGATGTTGATGACGATGAACAAACTTGCTTCGTTAACAGTGCGGTTCAAACCGACACGACATACCGGCCATCTTTGAAAGGAATGCTGGGTATGTCATTTAATCATGTATCGAAAATAGCCCTTACTATAACCGGAACATCAGGCTCGGAAACCGAAACAGACGGAAACGAGGATACGAATGCCACGAAAGCCCTTATAAAAGAACCTCCCCCACCGTATAATCATGTAGTCCCAAACACCTACGAAAAGGCATCGAAGCAGACCGATAAACTACTTGAGAACGATGTATTAGAAGGTTGCAAGTATATCGAGGAGGATAGTCTGAAAACTCTAACATCAAACGATAATTTGAAGATATATCCTGATGGAAGTATCTCATTTGACGCAACAACAGATGAAAGTTGCTCACCGGTTTGGAAACGGCGAGAGGGAAGGTATCTACCCATCCCAATTGCAGAGGACTCGAGCAATACTATCTCCACAACTCTGGAAGGGGATTCTAGCATTCGTCATGCAAGCAACGATGATGAAATGTCAAAGAGAATACCATCCAACGGAACCTCTGCAGTGCACTCACGTGACAGAAATGAGGATGAAGACGTTGATAGCGATGCTAATAGAGAGAAACCAAGCATAATGGCTCCTCTACAGAATCTTGTTCAAAATATGAGAGCTAAGAGGAAGAAAAGCAAAAGAACTCGCCAAAAGGTGAACTCTAAAACAGAAAATCGGGCCCGGAAAGCTTTGAGGACTATAACATTCATTCTTGGAGCTTACATTCTGTGCTGGACTCCTTATCATATAATGGTGTTAATCATTGGAGTTTGCGACGGCGGTTGGAATTGTGTGAACATGAAATTGTACCAATTTACATACTGGTTATGTTACCTCAACAGCCCAATTAATCCGTTCTGTTACGCACTAGCCAATCAACAATTTAAGAAAACTTTCCTTAGAATTTTGAGATTGGACTGTCATAAGACATAA